The genomic region tggatcagctcatgatttaATGGTGGAGTGACCCAACGAGCCGAATGGCccgttctgctcctttgtcttatttttttatgatcttatggtcttcggTGCGAAGATGATTCCTCTCCTAGGGATGAGGTCTTCTCTTGGCTTTTCTGTAACAACGTGTTTTTAACTCCCCCGCGGGATGTTGTGGCTGACCCTCCCACCTCCGATCAACGATACACACACGTATCTTCACCGTTAGAGGATTGCAGACGGCAAAGATACATCGCCATCTACAAAATAATATCGTCCCATTTTAAATCAGGTGTGGACGAAACTCGTGTGACTGTGAGAATGATGTATTTAGTAAGGACACACCTGCATATACATCAGTTCCTTATCAGTTGCTGGCAAAATGGATAATTGGATCATCCCACAATCTCACGATGTCCCGAAAGCCATAATAATTGGATAGCCGGGGGTTTTCGAACTGGAGCGACAGTGTCAGATAATCACTTCCCTGCAATCTGATCCACTGATCTTCTCGCTGCCCTGGATGGGGACCACATTCGGCAAGCTGTACGGAAGCACTTGAGTGGGTGACTTGTGCTGCAGACAGTGAAAATATCAGGTTGGAAGATATGAAACCCCAGAACAGCATCGCAAATACTTGGCACCGTAATTAATGTATATTCCTGAAAACAGTGCCGTTGCTAAAGGAAATCGCACCTGGCAAATTCAATGCCTGCCTTTTCCTGCTGGGTTCGAAGGTAGCGTGCGATAATCTGGTTTAAATATAAAGAAGTGTAAGCTCGTACACCTTAGTAGAAAATTCACAACCCCGCTCTGTTACATACTGGATTCTTCCAgcctttttgttgttgttttgccATATATTAAAGCAAACTGATACTTAAGCAGCGGCAGCATTAAATATTCGGTGATATTATTgtacaattattttcaaaacataGTTTCTGAAAACTATACAGAAATGCGAACGAGGTGATTAGTTCAATTTGTTATGGAAATAATAATCTCAAACATTTCTGTTCAACAGGCCACTTGCAATTAAGGTTGTCCGGAAGCGATGATGCATGTGCGGGAAGACTGGAAATTTATTACGACGGATCCTGGGGAACAGTTTGTGATGACTCCTGGGATCTGCTTGATGCTAATGTGGTCTGTAAGCAACTGGGTTGTGGATATGCTTTGAAGGAAAAACCAATTCGTGGTCATTGTGGACGAGGCACTGGAGTAGTTTGGCTGGATGAAGTAAATTGTTCTGGTAATGAGTCGCATCTCTGGGAATGTCCTTCAGCTCCGTGGGGCCAACATGACTGCAGCCATAAAGAAGACGTGACAGTTCAGTGTTCCGGTAAGGCTACTTCCATTGTGCTGATTTTCTGCCGTGCGTTTTGATAGTCATCATTTTAAAGATGTGAGGAACATTTTATGGCATATAGATGGAGTATTGGCAAACGATTGTCTGTGTAACATTTCCCTCCACATTTAGGAAATTAAACAATTAACTTTTTGCCTCCGAGTACCTTCACCAGGGCCTCAAAAACGAAAAAGACGTACAATTTTGAGCAGCAAAGAAGATAAAGGGGTTGATGTGTAAAACAATGGCAGCCCGCTGATAGCATGAAGACGTATAAATTAATATATCAGTTCGAATAACCAGATCGGATTATGGCATGTTGTTTGCCTGATCTGTTCCTTATGATGAGGTCGTGAGCTATACACACTCGGCCAgtatattttatttgtatttatttttattcagagAAAGAGTTCTGTATCATACCTTTCCGGCCCAACGAATTAAGTGACCACTTCAGCTACAAACTATGTCCTGGAATGTGGAAGGAGACTGGGGCAGCCGGATCAAACCaggtggtcatggggaaaacgtacaaaatCCTCACAGACATCCGCGGTATCACGGCTTGCTGGTTCTGAAACAGCATTACGCAAATAGCTATGGTACTGAAAGAAAAACAATGAAGAAAATCGATAAACGTAAGGGATCAATTCTTTTACAGCTAGACGCGAACATTTAAATACCTAACTCTGGACAATACGATACTGCTTTTTGAAGAATAAGTGACATTTCGAAGAAGATTAATGAGTTATTTTTTTTTCGCTTCTCTTGCACTTGATCGTTCAACTGAAGGAACACACGGGGTCGAAAAATAATTTCAGGGCCAGATCGGCGATGTTAATAACGAACAAAAAGCGCACCTGGCAGACAATTTTGCGAACTGAACGCAGGAGCTGTTCAGAGCGATTAACCTGCTGAGTAGAGATCAAATCGTGAACATAGACGATAATATCTGCAAGATATATAGAATTATAGAAGTGCAGGAGAATATTGGCTTAAAATTTGAAGACTGTTTGAGTCCTGGAAGGAAGGAAGATCATAGTCACATCGAATAACCTTGAATCAAAAAGTGATCTGGAAATTAATAGACTGGGTCTGATGAACGGGAAGAGGGTACACCGTGAGAGCGATTCGTACGAAAATCGTACGATTCGTCATTATTCATAAACTTTTCAATGGacctttattgttttctttttccgtCCATTTATTTCCAGCTCCTTCTTCACTCTCCTCATCATGTTCGGACAAAAATAATATAAAACTTCTTCCTCATATTTCATCAAAACAAGACCCAGATACAGTGCAAAATCCTTCGTAAATCCCGGGAAATCCAACACAATTTCACCAAAAAAACACTTCCCCTTCTCCACATTCCGCAATTCCTTGGAATATTTCTCTATCTTATTTCTTATTCGATCATCCTTCCATACCTTACACTATCTTATCAGTGTTTCGCGGGATTTATATTCGTTTATGTATTtctggtatatatatatatatatcgcaTGTAATTTTCTATTTTACAAATAGAATTTCAGTGTTTTACTGTATGGAAACATTGTGACGAGCTTTGCATTAACTGCTTTGTTCTCAGAACACAAAAAAATGCGCCTGATGAGCAGAGATCGGCGATGTGAAGGGAGAGTGGAAGTGTTCTACAATGGGACATGGGGAACAGTTTGTTCCGAGAAGCTGGATGAAAACGCTGCAAACGTGATCTGTAAACAAATGAAATGCGGATCCCTAATATCTATTGAATATTACTTCTATAGATATGGAAAAGGATCTGGTCCAATATGGCTGGATGAGATAAAATGTTATTCCTACGAGTCGACCCTTTGGCAGTGTCATGCTGACCCGTGGGGCAAACACAACTGTGACCACAAGGAGGATGCAGGAGTTGAATGTGAAGGTGACAAAAAAATGTATTACCTGACGATTTGCATTTTAAGCAAACATGTTAAAGTTATATAGTCAACATGTTTTCTCCTATCTTCAGAACCCATAATACGGGAGAATTACAGCGTAGAGGCCTGCGATTCACGAAATTTATTTGGTTCTCAAGGTTAGCAGCTGTTCCATGCTACAAGTTGAATATCAGTTTCAAGTTAGTTTCGAAGTTGTGATTGATAGAATATAATGGTTTTCTTGTTTCACTAAGAATTGCAGTTGCGTCTTTCTGGCGGCAACACCAATTGTTCAGGACGGTTGGAGATCTGGTACAATAACACCTGGGGCACCGTATGTGATGATTCCTGGGATATGGCCGATGCCAATGTTGTCTGCAGACAATTGGGCTGCGGCTCTGCCCTTCGGACACCAGTGCCGGATAAAAATATTCAGAGCGCTGACGACATGTGGCTGGATGAATTGAAGTGCAAAGGAAGTGAATCCCTTCTGTCCAATTGTCCTTCTTCTCCAATCGGTCAGCATGACTGTGATCACAAGGAAGATGTCTTTGTCGTTTGTTCTAGTATGTATCTTTGCACAAATTTGATGTTATCTTCAATTGATTTTTTGAATTTGGAATTAAGAACCTCTGAAAAGTAAAATCCTAAAAAGATGAAGTTGCTGAAATTTGTCCAATAATTGTCTTCACAGCAATGCTCAGACGTCCCGACAGTTCTGCCGTTTCAGGTATTTGATATGAacgttttttttttttattactcGTGTTTCAGTCTAGAATGATAGCTGTGATATCCCTTTGCTACTTTTTGTCAAATACAAAGGTAGCCCTGAGTGCTTAACATACTGTCTGCAATTATTATTTTATTCATCAGGTATTTGAACCAGGACGTTGCAAAATTCTTTAAAATAATATATCCAACTCCAGTCAAAAGTTTCGACGAGATTAAGGGATCTGGTCACTGGGGTCATTGTCTCATTATTGACCACCCAGAAAGGGCTGTGAAAAGATGTTCTTGCTGAAACTTTGAAGAATTTTGATGAAGGGTTGCTGATCTTTGACCGAGTAATAGTAATTAATTCAGGTCTTGTGCTGGAACCAATATTATCACTGATTTGAAGAAAAAGTGCAAGATGTTAGTTCATTGATATGTTAATACTGAACCATTTGCTGATTTGGAAGTTAGTATCGAAGTCATATTAATGAGTCCAATTTAGCTTATTTTGTGCATCAGTATTGTACTTCAAAGCAAACCCTTCACGATATGCCGGACCCCATGGGATAATGCTCTGCCGCTACACCTGTCACCTGTCGATCAATGTATCGCAACTTAACCACCGACACCCCACAAGATTGGGTCCTCTGTCCCTATCTGGTTACATGAGCATTCAAGGTCTGTGTGACCATATTCCCTTCTCTCTCCATCCACAAGTCTGTAGGTGATATCACTTTAGTTAGCCATATCACGAGAACTCAGGGAGATTTAAAAAAGATCCCCAGTACAACACAATGTTCTCTTGACCAGACATTTTACTTCGTTATGATCTTGCCCTCTATTGTTTATTACTTTGTTTTCTATCTGTAGCTGTTATAGTTTCGTCTGCATTCTATATTGTATTAGCTTGTTCATCCTCACAATTTAATGACATGAGCTGTATgcacaatatgcaaaagacataTTTCAACATACTGTATGGTTCCAAAATGGTTACTGTTGTGCCAGTGTGCACCAGTGCAGGAACAATTGAATATTTGGTTTATGTCTTTCCACATCCCAACAGTTACTCTGATTTAATATTCATAGCAACTATGGTGTGCGTCTGACTCTGTTGCAAGCATATTACCCATAAGTGCAGTTTTGTGCTGCTTTTGGTCGGGTGTCATTGGTGGTGAAACTGCAGATAGCTTCTGCTTTCACCCCATTCCACATAACACGGTGAAGAGTGTCATGGTTTTCACAATGTACCTTTAGCACGTAATTGCACCGCTGTACTTATAGGGCAATGGAGAACAtcggaacataagaaatagggacaggagaaggtcacctggcccgtcgagccggctccaccatttaataagatcctGGTTGATATGGCCATgcattcatctccacctacctgaatTTTACCTAAAACCTTTAACTCCCGTACTACCTAAACTCCTACCCAACCTTGTCATGACGCCTGCACTGTTTCAttcggcagagaattccacagattcaccactctctgggaaaagaagttcctcttcatctccatcttaaaaagctctcccgaatcttgaggctatgtcccctagatcTAATCTCAACTACCAAAGGAAACAACGTTCCTTCCACTATCTTATCTAGCCCTTTCATAGTTTTATATATTTCTCCAAGacctcctttcattcttctgaattctggtgtgtacagtcccaggcgactcaacgTTTCCTCGTAGTCTAACACCCTCCCCCAACTCTGGAATTaacctgctgaacctcctctgcacctcccCCAAAGCCAGTATCCCCTTCCTCGAGACCAGAGCTGCACGCGGTACTCCAGGTACACGCTCGCCAGTTCCgcatacagttgcagcataacctctctgtttttaaattcaatcccactagcaatgaaggctaacatttcttttgccttcttgatagcctgctgtaaTTGCAAACCAccgttttgtgattcatgcacaagcatttcCAATTCACTccgcatgctgatttttttttttttttacaatttaaataataatctgctctttcatttttccttctaaagtgcatttaccaacattgtattccatctgccggaACCTTGCACTCTCGTGTAACTTATCTATATCTTTCTGCAGTCTCTTCATATCTTCTACACAATTtgattttccactcaatttactaTCAACAGCAAACGTAGATACACTGCagtcggtcccctcttccagatcattaatgtatatcgtgaacatttGCGGGCCCAGCATtaacccctgcggcacaccactcaccactgattaccAGTCAGATTAACACCCAACTCTCTGCATGCTATTGGTTAACTAATCGTTTAtctatgctaatacatcacccctaaATCAATGTATCTTTATCTTATGGATGTCTTTTATGTGTCGCCTTATCGAACAActtttggaaatccaagtagATAACGCCTATCGTGTTCCCTCCATCCACTGCTCTTTATATCCTCATAatctccagtaagtttgtcaaacaggaccttcaTTTGTTGAATCCACGTTGTACGTGTCTGATGGACCATTTTTTTCCTGATACTTCGCTACTTCTTCGTCAATGAttacttcaagcattttcccaactacagatgttaaactaatttGCCTAAAGTTGCCTGCATTTTGCCTAATTGCTTTATTGAACACTGGCATGATATTTGACatcttccaatccacctggacctacccagagtccagagaatgttGGTAAATTATTAGCGAAGTATCTagtataacttctgccatttctttcagtaccctagaATGCATTCGATCAGGACCAAGAGACTTAACTATCTTCGGGCCcataagtttgctcagcactacctctttagtgatagctattgtatcgaggtcctcacctccactagcatccataacatctctctttgccatgttagatgtgtcctccacagTGAGGACCGACACAAgttagtcattcaaagcctctggtATTACCTCATTACCAAATACCAATTCCCCCTCCTCGTCCTCCAAGCCATACGTTCCCTTTCGTCACACTTTTCCGCTTTATATGATTCTGAAAACTTTTGTTATCCATTTATAGATTCTgcgctagtttattttcataatctagcccCTACTTTCTTTATTGGTCGCTTACTAGTTCTTCGTTGCTTGAAGTTTTCCCAATATTCTGGTTTCACACTATTGACTTTATATtcacaagcttttagtttgacACCTTCTTTTATTTTCTTAGTTGTCGAAGGCAGGCATTCCCCACCGTTATTGTCCTTGTTTTAATTGGAATATactgatgccttcttttattttatttgttatcGAAGGCGGGCTCTCCCCATCGTCACTGTCCTTGTTTTAATTGGAATATactgatgccttcttttattttatTAGTTATCGAAGGTGAGCTCTCCCCACCGTTATTGTCCTTGTTTTAATTGAAATATACTTTTGATGAGTACCGTGAAAAAATCTCTTTGAATGTAtttcactgttcctcaactgtcccaccctATAGCGTAGGTTCCCATAGTATTCACCACTGGTGCTTTCGACGTGACATTTCTCATCTTTCTACATTTCCTGTTCTACGGGTAATTCGGTATTATGGAGACTTTCCTTCGGACTAAAATTTTACTATTTGTCTTTCTAAATGTCAGGACCTAAAAATTGTCGCGCCAGTTTTAAATGTGTCTAATAAATTTGCATTTCAGTGGTCGTTGTTGTCTGCATTACCCTTGGCATCGTCCTCGTGGCTGAGTTATTTGCACTGACGGCGATAAGGATACGTCCAGCAAGAGGAGGTAAGATTCAACACTTATGCTTTATTATTTTTCAGAATATTATGTCATATCTTGGAAGAGCAACGACTGTTATTTTCCCCAGAAGTTCGCATTATTATCGGTTACAATACGGATGATATTCACACCTATCTAATAATGATAACCCATCATTGTTTCTAATGTAATCAATCCAATGCAGTAGAACGACAATCAGCAATTATTTCTATATATGCAGATGTACCCTGCATATATAGAAATAATTGTATATAAACTGTCTGATTTTGCAGTAATTTGCCCATGCCTGCAGATATGAACTATGCTGGGGGGATCTTCCAAGCTCTTGTTCACCAACAGTAGCATATAATTTATTACCCATTGTTAATTTCAATGGCAAAGGGGTTATTCTTCAATTAGAAACTCGTGAATGAACTTGATATTCCCAACTTCTACTTCAACAGGCGCATTGTTAAGAGGTGGAGACTCACCTGGTATCTTTTCCCAAGCAATTTACGAAGAGATTGAGAATATCCCTCGGATCACAAAGTTGGATAATAAAGAAGATTCAGGTGTGTTTTagaaacattgacttctcaaacgaTATACAGTACACGTTTTCCATCTATAAGGTATTAGAGATCAGCAAATACCATGAAAAGGAAACAAAGCAAACTTCCAGGTTGAAATTAAAATTTGGAGATAGTTACTTATAGAATGCCCAATGATAACATCTGTAAGTGAGAACAGAGTGAGAGGTTAATCCTTAGCTCATAAAGTTTTCTGCGAAGAGCTTTGGAGGATGTACGTAGATTTTTTCTGTTGTTTaaactttctgcttttctttattATTGCACATTTAAAGTAGTGATTAAGCCAGGCAGGATAGCGCAAGGCTGCTGTTGCGGGATGGGAGATTTCAGAGAGTTATCCATTGTACCTGATGACTACACTTGTAAGAGGTACAGCTTACTTCAGAACGTGTTAAAGAATTAGAGCTCGAACTGGATGGTTATTCGGAAGGCTGAAGGGTTTATCGACAGCACTCTCATGGAGGTACTTGCACACCAGGCACAGGACGCAATCTACTGACTTCGGGATGGGGATTTGTTGGGGCGGCGAGCAGTGCAGAGTACGGCTGTAGCTGTTCCCATTAACGACAGGTGTACGGCgtgggatactgttgggggatgtCCTTGCAGCAAAAACCCAGAATAGTTAGGTCTGTTTCACTGAGACCGTCTTGTGACTCAGAAAAGATAAGGAAAAGAAGAGGCGAGCTGTAGTGATAGGCGACCCATTggttaggggaacggacaggacgGTGCGTCTATGAGAATGGAATTCAGCGATAGTATGTTGCCTCACCGTTGCCAGGGTGAAGAACATGATGTCCAAAGCACTCTTAattgggagggagagcagccagttATTATGTTACACGTCAGCAGCAATGATATAGGTAGGACGCGCAATGAGCTTCAAAAAAGTGAGCTTAGAGAATTATATGTTAGGTTGAAGGATGCGGTCTCCATGATGGTAATCGCAGGATTGCTATCCGAGGCACGTTCATGGATCGGTTCCTTTTGCTGCTCGGTGGGGCGGGGACAGCTGTTGGTGGTTGTGGTTTAAACTatagttgcagggagatgggaacaagCGAACAAATGTAGATTTTGGAGTGGTTGTGGGGGAGCAGTTGTGAACCCAACAAGCAAAGTCAACAAATCGAAAgcttgagcatggtgcaacaaaTATTCTGAGTTGCATATACTGAAATGCAAAACTCTTTTTAGGAAAGATGTATGAGCTTCGGTCATGGATGAGCACACAGGATGGTGGCATTGGAGCCATCAGTGAGACGTGGTTGCAGCAGTCATcgtcatagaaatgtacagcacagaatcgGCCGATCGGCCCATTGAGTTAATGCCCAACCGTTTAAACTGGCTTTTACAAGCAACCTGCACCAAACCATAACTCACTatgcccctaccatccacgtacatATCCAATCTTctgttaaacattgaaatcgagcatGAGTGCATCACTTGCCCTGACAAATCATTTCACGCATTCaggatcctctgagtgaagacggtTCCCTTCATATTCCCCTTATATGTTTTCCCTTTCAAACTGAAACCATGCCCTCTATTTGAAGTCCACATATCCTATGTGGAAGCgcttgcttacatttaccctttctatatcCTAATAATACTGtatgtctatcaaatctccactggatattctatattccaaggaataacgtccgaatctatccaatctttccttacaactcagggcTTCCGGTCCCGCCAATATTGctgtaaatattctctgtactcATTCAATCTAATTTACATTTTTCTGTAGGTTAGTGACcacaattgcacacaatacttcaatttAGGCCTAATCGATGCCTTTTGCACCTTCTATATATCATCCCATGTACTATACACAATAATGTTATATATGAGGCCCAATGCGCGAAAAGCTGTCTTTAAGAGCGCATCCAACCGTGACGCCATTTTCAATTAATTTTGTATCTGTGTTTTCCGATatctttgttctacagcactccttaATGTTCTGCCGTTCACTGTTTaagacatgccctgggtgttcctcccacagttcaacacCTCGAACGGCTACACAGaataccatctgccattttgcagcccATTTTCCGAGCTGGGCCGGATCCCGGTGCAATTTATGACAGCGTTCCTTGCTGCTGCTACACCCCAAACTTGCTGTCATCCGCTAATTTGCTGAAGCAGAtaaccacattttcatccaggtcattgataaagatgacaaacaaGAACAGGCACAGCACTGATCCATAAGGCACTCTACTCGTCACAGGAGTCCAGTCAGACAGCCAGCGATCTTtggccactctctggcttcttctacaAAGAagcctaatccagtttactaccttatcttgaatgccgTGAGGCTGATCCAACTTGACCAGTCTTCCGTGCGGGACCTTGCCAGATGTATTTCTAATTCAGTCATTGATTTCAGTGATTTTCCTAGTAACGTCTACGATATTCTATTTAAGGTAGATTGCAGTTGTCTTACCATGCGCAAAATCATGCAGACTATCCCTATTCTGCTGATGTCTATGCAAATACTCATATACCGGGTCGCTtataataccttccaataactatcCCACGACTGATGGCaggttcactggcctataattttgtaGTTTATCCTTAGAGCCCTTCTTAAGCAGGAATAAGAGTAGCTATCTTCCAAGCCGGTACCTCATCTGCCTATTTGAATATCTCTTCTCGGGCTCCGAACTTGCCACCCGTATGATCTgaaggaacactttgtcaggctcTCAGGTGCATCCACCTTAATTTGTCTCAAGAGAGCAGACGACCCCTCCTCTGTGATCTGTGATTCCACGAAATCAACGCTGCTTTTCCTCATTCCTATAGACTCTGTTTTCGTCTCCTCTGTAAATGCGGGTGATAAAACTCAGTTTACATCTGTAcgatctctttttgcactacgcaCGGATTGCTAATCTGACCTTCAAGAAGGccgattttgtcccttgcaatttttgtttttctttacataTCCGTTAAATCTCTTCAGGTgccccttcaccttgtctgcttgggcaatttcatgccttcttttagcacttcattttcattgttcagtgttctctTCGATTCCTTACACGCCATAAGTACTTAGTTTATTCTTAACTCGCTTTACTTGCGAAAAACCTCTTTTTTTCTTAACTAGGGCTGAATATCCCTTGAAAGGTTAGGTTCCCTAGTTCTTTTATTCTGCATGCACACACAAACTTTGTATTCTTAAAATTTGACTCTTGAAGGCTTTCTAGCGACCAAGTACATCtatgccagaaaacagcctttcCCAATCCATACTGCTCAGGTCCTTTCTGATGTACAAACTTCTGTCAGTTGCCCTGTCTCTTCCGCTAATAAAACATCATGTATCGCACGCTCTATCACTGGCACTTCtaggtactgatgaaggaaactttcctgaatacaatTGTCAATCTCTATATTTTGTCGTTCTTTTAGAGTATCAGAATCCTGGTCAGTCTGTTGGGAGTTAAAATCACCCACTGCAACGACCTACTGTTTCTGGCGGCAGTCTCTAATGTCTGTACAATTTTGTTCTTCTTAGTCCAGCGGACTGCCGGGTAGTCTGTAACATAGTCCCAATAACGAGGTCAAACTTTTCCCGTTTCTCAGTTCCATTAATAACGCCTCAGGAGATTCTCCAATCTGTCATGACAGCACGAAGTGAAATTTTGTCTGACTTGTAAAGCCAGCTTTCCTCTTTAATCGCTCCCGCTCTGACCTATTTGAAGCTATGTAACCACAGTCCTGCCCCCTTCAACTAAGTCTTACGAATGCCTACAATGGTATAGTACGAGGTGCTAATCCATGTTGTGAGCTAATTTGCCTTCACTATGATACTTCTTGTCTTGAAATATGCGCAATTCAGAGCATTAATTATACTATGCTCAAGGTTTTGTTTACTGACTTTGTCGGAGATTTTACCACATCTGACATATATTAATTTTGTCTGCCAATTAATCCCAACTGCTGATTATCCACTGTCCTACACGCTAAGCAGCACGAGTCGCTGCCTGAGGCTAACTTGGGTGAACTTTGTCTTCTCAAGATTCCGATCTGCAATTTGACATTGTTCTAAGGAAGAAAgtagggcaggactggcagcttaattccagggttccattgtctTGGACGTGAATGAGCATGAGGAATTATTCTCAGAGACAAAACTCGGACTGCAGAGGATATCTACTGAGGCGTTATGGGTGAAAATGTGGAATAAGAAAGGAATGAAATCTTTAAAGATAATTTTCAGACTACCCCACAGTTCGCAGGATTTAGAGGGCCACATTTTTGAAAAAGAAACACAGACTGTTTCATGAAACATAAGTTGTGATTCTTACTTTCCATCTATTGACTGATTTTCCCATACTTCAGCGTTTGGGACAGAGTTTATCAGAAGTGTTTATGAGAATGTTCTGAATCAGTACATAGAAAGCCCAGCGAGAAAGAGCATGATACtaaatctcctattagggaatgaaacagggcGAGCGGCAGAAGTGTTTGTAAGGGAAAACTTTGCAGTTTTTCATCTAGTGCACGTTATGCCACTAATTTCAAGATCATTGTGGAGAAGGATATATCTGGTCCTCCGATTCAGATTCTTAATTGGAGAAAGGACACATTCGACAGTATCAGAAAGGATTgggcaagtgtggactgggacaagctgttttctggcaaaggtgaacTTGGTAAGtaaaaagcattcaaaaatgaaaTGATGAGCAGCATAAAATTTGCGTGTTGCTATCAGAATAAAAAGCGGAAATAACATTTTTAGGAAATTTTGCTTTCGAAAGGAATTGAGGCCctgtttaaaaagagagagatgcATAAAAGGAATAATCAGGATGGAGCAAGTGAGGTGAGGTGTTATGGAGATGTATAAGACATACGAGAAA from Mobula birostris isolate sMobBir1 chromosome 8, sMobBir1.hap1, whole genome shotgun sequence harbors:
- the LOC140202083 gene encoding scavenger receptor cysteine-rich type 1 protein M130-like, producing the protein MADANVVCRQLGCGSALRTPVPDKNIQSADDMWLDELKCKGSESLLSNCPSSPIGQHDCDHKEDVFVVCSTMLRRPDSSAVSVVVVVCITLGIVLVAELFALTAIRIRPARGGALLRGGDSPGIFSQAIYEEIENIPRITKLDNKEDSDSGSIDSFNQIDYYTSDPLNVAFHGLEYNEENHCVPGWCIFCFCFYFLPLPHAGRE